Proteins encoded by one window of Centroberyx gerrardi isolate f3 chromosome 21, fCenGer3.hap1.cur.20231027, whole genome shotgun sequence:
- the LOC139914676 gene encoding chymotrypsin-like elastase family member 2A — MFLINIVLIHNVYSAPLEEAGGPITDILQQALLPVVSHSNCTVPDWWGSLVTKNMIYAGGDGQLASSNGDSGGPLNCQNPDGSWDVHGVVSFGSSMGCNYPKKPSVITRVSAYISWINNLCR; from the exons ATGTTCCTCATCAACATTGTGCTCATCCACAATGTTTACAGTGCGCCATTAGAGGAAG CTGGAGGTCCCATCACTGACATCCTGCAGCAGGCCCTCCTGCCTGTGGTCAGCCACTCCAACTGCACCGTGCCTGACTGGTGGGGCAGCCTGGTCACCAAGAACATGATCTAtgctggaggagatggacagCTGGCTAGCAGCAAC GGAGACTCTGGTGGCCCCCTGAACTGCCAGAACCCTGACGGCTCCTGGGACGTCCACGGTGTGGTGAGCTTCGGCTCCAGCATGGGCTGCAACTACCCCAAGAAGCCCTCCGTCATCACCCGCGTCAGCGCCTACATCTCCTGGATCAACAAT CTCTGCAGATAG
- the LOC139914673 gene encoding retinol dehydrogenase 7-like isoform X2, protein MYLYLLGLVVVYYLYRWVKEMPRVSDKAGKYVYVTGCDSGFGNLLARHLDKLGFRVIASCFTERGEEDLKKSCSDKLITTHLDVRNKDSVSKVAAMIAEKVGERGLWAVVNNAGVATPSAPCDWLTIDDYKSMLDVNLNGVIAVTLSVLPLIKKARGRVVNVASVFGRISVVGGPYAISKYGVEAFNDSLRLNMIPFGVKVLCIEPGFFKTNVTDYNILLKNVKMLWDKVTQEWIS, encoded by the exons ATGTACCTGTACCTCCTGGGGCTGGTGGTCGTCTACTACCTGTACCGCTGGGTCAAGGAGATGCCCAGGGTCTCCGACAAGGCCGGCAAGTATGTGTACGTCACCGGCTGTGACTCCGGCTTCGGCAACCTCCTGGCCCGGCACCTGGACAAGCTGGGCTTCAGAGTGATCGCCTCCTGCTTCAccgagagaggggaggaggaccTGAAGAAGTCCTGCTCCGACAAGCTGATCACCACGCACCTGGACGTTAGAAACAAAGACAGCGTCAGCAAAGTTGCGGCTATGATTGCGGAGAAAGTGGGAGAGCGCG GCCTTTGGGCTGTGGTGAACAACGCGGGCGTGGCCACTCCCTCCGCCCCTTGCGACTGGCTGACCATCGACGACTACAAGTCCATGCTGGATGTGAACTTGAACGGGGTGATCGCCGTGACGCTGAGTGTCCTGCCGCTGATCAAGAAGGCCAGGGGGAGGGTGGTCAACGTCGCCAGCGTGTTCGGGAGGATCAGTGTGGTGGGCGGCCCGTACGCCATCTCCAAGTATGGGGTGGAGGCCTTCAACGACAGCCTCAG gttaaaTATGATTCCTTTTGGTGTCAAGGTCCTCTGTATTGAGCCAGGCTTCTTCAAGACAAATGTGACTGACTATAATATCCTGCTCAAAAATGTGAAGATGCTGTGGGACAAAGTGACCCAGGAG TGGATAAGCTGA
- the LOC139914673 gene encoding retinol dehydrogenase 7-like isoform X1: protein MYLYLLGLVVVYYLYRWVKEMPRVSDKAGKYVYVTGCDSGFGNLLARHLDKLGFRVIASCFTERGEEDLKKSCSDKLITTHLDVRNKDSVSKVAAMIAEKVGERGLWAVVNNAGVATPSAPCDWLTIDDYKSMLDVNLNGVIAVTLSVLPLIKKARGRVVNVASVFGRISVVGGPYAISKYGVEAFNDSLRLNMIPFGVKVLCIEPGFFKTNVTDYNILLKNVKMLWDKVTQEVRDDYGADYLDKMDKLMKQKLAQISDADLMKVVSCMEHAVSAVRPRTRYSPGWDAKLFWLPLSYMPSCLSDYLMSKQAVPIAKSVQ from the exons ATGTACCTGTACCTCCTGGGGCTGGTGGTCGTCTACTACCTGTACCGCTGGGTCAAGGAGATGCCCAGGGTCTCCGACAAGGCCGGCAAGTATGTGTACGTCACCGGCTGTGACTCCGGCTTCGGCAACCTCCTGGCCCGGCACCTGGACAAGCTGGGCTTCAGAGTGATCGCCTCCTGCTTCAccgagagaggggaggaggaccTGAAGAAGTCCTGCTCCGACAAGCTGATCACCACGCACCTGGACGTTAGAAACAAAGACAGCGTCAGCAAAGTTGCGGCTATGATTGCGGAGAAAGTGGGAGAGCGCG GCCTTTGGGCTGTGGTGAACAACGCGGGCGTGGCCACTCCCTCCGCCCCTTGCGACTGGCTGACCATCGACGACTACAAGTCCATGCTGGATGTGAACTTGAACGGGGTGATCGCCGTGACGCTGAGTGTCCTGCCGCTGATCAAGAAGGCCAGGGGGAGGGTGGTCAACGTCGCCAGCGTGTTCGGGAGGATCAGTGTGGTGGGCGGCCCGTACGCCATCTCCAAGTATGGGGTGGAGGCCTTCAACGACAGCCTCAG gttaaaTATGATTCCTTTTGGTGTCAAGGTCCTCTGTATTGAGCCAGGCTTCTTCAAGACAAATGTGACTGACTATAATATCCTGCTCAAAAATGTGAAGATGCTGTGGGACAAAGTGACCCAGGAGGTCAGAGATGACTATGGGGCTGATTATCTAGATAAGA TGGATAAGCTGATGAAGCAGAAGCTGGCCCAGATATCCGATGCGGACCTGATGAAGGTGGTCAGCTGTATGGAGCATGCCGTGTCTGCGGTCCGGCCCCGGACCCGCTACTCCCCCGGCTGGGACGCCAAGCTCTTCTGGCTGCCGCTGTCCTACATGCCAAGCTGCTTGTCCGATTACCTCATGTCCAAACAGGCCGTTCCCATCGCAAAGTCTGTCCAATAA